Sequence from the Streptomyces mobaraensis NBRC 13819 = DSM 40847 genome:
CGCCGGCCGCCGCGTCGCGCGCGGTGTTCTGCCGGCGAGACTTCGCCTCGGACGCGTCGGAACTCCCGGTCGCCGGCCGGGCCGCCGCGGCCTCGGCGCCCGCGTCGGGCCCGGGCTCCGTCGTCCCGCCGGCGGACGCCGCGCGGTCGCCGGCGCGCGTACCGCCCTCGGCGGAATCGGCGGACTCGGCGTCCCGCTCGGCGCCCACCGCCGTCCCGGCCGCCCGCCCGCGCGAGGCGTCGGCACCGGCCCGTTCGGACGCGGCGCCGGACGCGGTCGCTTCACGTTCGTCGGAGGAGACGTCCGCCCGCGTCGGCTGCTCGTCGGGTGCGTCGGGGGATCGGCCCGCCATCCATGTCTCCTACGTCGCGTGTCCTGGTGCCGCGGGCCGGTGTCACGCCCGGCGGACCCGGCGGTCCACGACTGAGACACTCAGGTGCGCCCGAGCACCGCGAACGCGGGAAAGGACGGTGTGGAGAGACGCCGGGAACCGGACTCCGCACAGGCCCTCCCCCTGGGCCTGAAGGCCGTTCACCGTACGGCGGCGTCAGCGTAACCGATCACTGTTCGACGCCGTCCCGTCCGCCCGGCCCAGCCGACGAGGCCGCAGCCGGAGGGCCCTGTGTCTCAGGCGCTCCCGGCCTGTCGACGGTTTTGAACAGCGTCGCCGCCACTCGCGGCCGGAGCACGTTGTCGGAAACCGTGCCGCACCCTCGCCGCCGATGGACAGACGGCAATAGGAGGGCTTCGCCGCGCTCATACGCGGACTGGCGTGTCCGCTCGGTGGCACCGCCCGTCGTCTCCGCCAACGTCATGCACCGGAAGACCGTCGCCAGCGGCGAGCACACGGTTCTGCTGGGCAGTCCCGCCCTCGCGGGCCCGCGAGACCATGCGCGCCCGACAGGGGCGCTGCTCGAGAGCGTGGGAAGCACCGGTGTCGCCCCGTCGGGGGCATCCGCGGTGAACTGGATCCGGCCTCTGGTTCTGTCCGGCGGGAGGCTACGAGGCGCGGCGGCGGCTGCGTTGTCGCGGGAGCTGTCTTTGCCGCGATCGCCTACCGGATAGATTCGCCTCATGCCCAGCCGCCTCCTCGAACTCCACGTCGAGAACTTCCGAAGCCTGCGAGACGTGACCGTCCCGCTTGGCCCGCTGACCGTCCTGGTGGGGCCGAACGGTGTGGGCAAGTCGAACGTGCTGAAGGTTTTCGATTTTCTTGCCGACATCATTCGCACGGACCTTCAGCCGGCGCTCGACGTGCGCGGCGGCTTCGACGAAGTTGCCTTCTGGGGTGGCGTCAAGCCCCCCACCTTCATGCGCGTCCAATTGAAAGCGACCTGGACGAGCAACTCCACACTTAATGCGCCTGACCAGTACAGTCTCACGATCCGGCGACGATCCCTGCCGGCGAACCGGGACAGCAGCCGGGCCGCCTACACCCTGTCCCGTGAGGAGAGCTTCGTATTCAAGCGAACCCAGGGGAGGGGACGGCGCATCACCATTTCCGGCGAGGAAGCGCGCGTGGTCGACAGGCGCGCGGGCAAGGAGGAAGGCGGCGGGAGGTTCGGTATCCGCAGACTGAGCAGTGGCTTGTCCACGCTTCCCAGGCTCGGTCCCGCGGACGGCGGTGACGAGGTGACCCGCGTTGCGGAACGCCTCTCATCCTTTCGGGTCTTCGACGTCGATGTCGCCGCGGCTCGTATGCCCACTCGGCTGCGTGCCGCAGACATGGATACGCTGGCGTCCCATGCCGAGAACCTCGCTGCTTTCCTGATCAACCTCAGTGGGCGTGAGGAGATCTGGGAGAACCTGGTCGAAGACGCCCGGCGGGTGCTGCCGCAACTGGAGAGCATCGAGTTCGAGGAGGCCGGCGGTTCGACCGACCAACTGACGGTCGTTCTGCGCGAGCGAGGCCTGCGCCGCCTGACCCCTCTGGCCGATGCCTCTTACGGCACGGTCCGCTTGTTGGGGCTGCTCGCCCTTCTCTACGATCCTCACCCGCCGGCCTTCACCTGTATCGAGGAGATCGATCACGGGCTGCACCCGCAGGCGCTGGAGCTCATCGTGGAGCGGCTGCGGGAAGCCTCTGAGCGTACGCAGCTCATCGTCGCCACTCACTCTCCCGCCCTCGTGAACCGGCTTCGACCTGACGAGTTCGTCGTCTGCGACCGGGACGATGGAGGCGCATCGGTCATTCCGGCGCTCACGGCGACGGAAGTCGAGGAGATCGTCGAGGAGTCGGGAGACCAGCCACTCGGCGAGCTCTGGTTCGCGGGCGTGCTCGGCGGCGACCTTACCGGGGGAGCGCTGTGAGCGGCAGAGGCCGGGGAAGTGGCTCGCGCGGCAGTTCCCCAAGCAAAGTGATTGTTCTCGCCGGTGAGGACCAGAACGACTGCGACATCATGGCGGCTTTGATACGTGCGCACCGCCCCGACTTGTGTGCGGCTGCCAAGCTGGTTCGCATCAATGACCCCGTGCGACTGCGCAAGAAGTCCGGCGCCGATCTGAGCGCGGCGGTAAAAGCGCTTGTCGGTAAGGCGCGGGCCAAGGCGCTGCAGCAGAAGGCGCAGCTTCTCGGGTTTGTCGTCCACGAAGACCTGGATGGATTCACCGATCCCCACTACAGCAAGGTCCGTGCAGCGGTCTCCGCTGAACTCGACCGTCAGTGCACGAGCTTCCACCACACTGCGCTGGCGCTTGCCGCCTGGGAATCGGAAGGCTGGCTACTCCTCTTCCCGGATGCTTTCCCGCACGTACGCCCCAGGTGGAAGGTTCCCCCTCGGCTGCGGGGAAGGGACATGGGCCGGGTCAAGGAACCCAAGGAGGAACTCAAAGGACAGCTCGGGTCACCGCGCTTTCGCGAGAGCGACGGCCCCCTGGTCGCGCGTGCCGCTTTGGAGCATGGTCTGATTCGCGCCCCCGAGGGCGAAAACGACTCGTACATGGACTTCGTCGAGGAGCTCAGGAACTGGTGAGCACCCGGGTACCGGAGGCCGTGCAGGGTTCCGACAGGTGCCGCTAGGTCTCGTTCGCGGGGTTCGCCCACGAAAGATGGGCGGGGACGTTCACGGCCCGGGCCGGCTCAAGGGAACAAGTCAACGTCCCGGTCCGTGGCGCCCGTCGGCGGCCGGATCCATCCACGCATACGGGAAAACCCCGCCTCACCGGTTTCGGTGGTAGGCGGGGCTTTCCGGCACTTCCTGCGAAGTGCCCCCGGCAGGATTCGAACCTGCGCACACGGCTCCGGAGGCCGTTGCTCTATCCCCTGAGCTACGGGGGCGTGTCTTCCGTTCGCGGTCTCGCTCGCGGCGACAGGAAGAACAGTACCAGCTCCGGGCGGGTGATCCGTAACGGGTTCCGGAACGGGCGCCGGTGGAGGGAGGCCGGGTCGCTCTCGGGGGTGGAAGTGGGGAAAACCCGGACGCGGTGCGGTGGGCGCGCCTACCCTCGGGGTGTGCCTGGCTTGCCCGGCCGGGTCCTCGTTGTCGACGACAACAGGGTCATCCGGCAGTTGATCAGGGTCAACCTCGAGCTCGAAGGCTTCGAGGTCGTGACCGCGGCCGATGGTGCCGAGTGCCTGGAGATCGTGCACCGGGTGCGCCCCGACGTCGTGACCCTCGACTTCGTGATGCCCCGGCTCGACGGCCTGCGGACGGCGGCGCGGTTGCGGGACGATCCGCGGACGCGGGACATACCCATCGCCATCATCAGCGCCTGCACGCAGCTCGAAGCGGAGGGCGGGCGGTCCGCCGGGGTGGACGCGTTCCTGGCGAAGCCCTTCGAACCGGCGGAGCTCGTGCGGACGGTGTGGGGGCTGCTCCTGGGGCGCGGGGTGCGTGACGGGGGCGACGGGGAGGCGGGGGAGACGGCGCCCGGTGACGCCGGGGCCGGAGCGGGGACGGGGACCGGGGCCGGGACCGGGACCGTGGTGCGGCCCACCGGCTGCCCATGAGAACGGATCGGCGTGACGACGGACCAGCGTGACGACGGACCGACGTGGCAGCGGCCCGCCCTGGCGACAGCCCGTGTTCGGCGGACCGGCGTGAGGCCGATCGCCCCCGAGGACGGATGTAGGGGGCATGTCCGGGGAACATCGGGGAAACCGGCTGGCGGAGCGACCCGCTTCCTCCCCTAGGCTTGCCCCTGTGACCCCCGCAGATCTCTCCCGTACCGTGCTGCGCGCCGTGCGTCGTGCCATCGACGCCGACGAGCTGCGCGCCGTGGCGCCGGCCGCGGTCGGGATCCGGGTGCCGCCGCACCCGGGCAGTGGGGACTACGCCACCGAAGTCGCCCTGCGGCTCGCCAAGGAGAGTGGACGGCCCGCCCGGGAGGTCGCCGAGCTGCTGCGGCGCCGGCTGGTACGGGAGCCCGGGATCGCCCGGGTCGACATCGCCGGCCCCGGGTTCCTCAACATCACCCTCGCGGGTGCCCCGCACGCGCGGCTCGTACAGGACGTCCTCGCGCGGCGCACGGACTCCGAGCCGCTCCCGCTGCACCCCTCCGACGAGCTCGTCCGGCGGCTCGGGTCCGACGCCGCCCGCTGGAGCCTGGTCAGCCCGCCCGGCCTCGACCGCCGCCTGCTGCTGGTGCAGCGCGAGGCCAACCCCCTCTTCCGGGTGCGGTACGCCCACTCCCGGTGCCGCGCCCTGCTGCGCAACGCCCACGACCTCGGGTTCGGCCCCTCCGTCGCCGACGGCGGCGAAGGCACGGAGGGCACCGACGGCCCCGACCTCTTCGGTGCCGGCTCCGGGCCCCTGATATCCGGCCTCGCCGATCACCCCCGCATCGTCGCCGCCCGTGACCCCGAGCGGCTCGCGCGGGCCCTGGAGCGCCTGGCCGACGCCTTCCTCCGCTGGCAGACGTCGTGTCCGACGCTGCCCCGGGGGGACGAGAAACCCTCGGTCGTCCACCGCGCCCGCCTGGCCCTCGCCGAGGCCACGGGCACGGTGCTCGCCGACGGCCTCCACCAGCTCGGCATCACCGCACCCGCACATCTCTGAGACCCCACATCTCCGAGCACCGAGCACCCGAGGAGATCAGCGCCATGAGCCGCTCCGCCCACCCCGCCGGGCCCCGCTACGCCGACGTCCTGCCCGAGGGCCACTACCCGGCGCCCCCCGCCGACCTCAACGCCCTCCACCCGCGCGTCTGGTCGCGCACCGTCTCCCGGAACGAGGACGGCGTCGCCACCGTCGGCGGGCTGGACGTCAAGCGGCTGGCCGAGGAGTTCGGCACCCCCGCCTACTTCCTCGACGAGGACGACTTCCGGGCCCGCTGCCGCGCCTGGCGCGAGGCGTTCGGACCGGACGCCGACGTCTTCTACGCGGGCAAGGCGTTCCTCTCCCGGGCCGTCGTGCGCTGGCTGACCGAGGAGGGGCTCAACCTCGACGTCTGCTCCGCCGGCGAGCTGGCCACCGCGCTCGACGCGGGCATGCCCGCCGAGCGGATCGCCCTGCACGGCAACAACAAGTCGGCCGAGGAGATCAGCCGGGCCGTCGAGGCCGGTGTGGGCCGGATCGTCGTCGACTCCTTCCAGGAGATCGTGCGCGTCGCGCACACCGCCCAGCGGGCCGGGAAGCGGCAGCGGGTGCAGATCCGGGTCACGGTCGGCGTCGAGGCGCACACCCACGAGTTCATCGCCACCGCCCACGAGGACCAGAAGTTCGGCCTGCCGCTGGCCGGCGGCCAGGCCGCCGAGGCCGTCCGCCGCGCGCTCAAGCTGGACGGGCTCGAACTGATCGGCATCCACTCGCACATCGGCTCGCAGATCTTCGACACCTCCGGTTTCGAGGTCGCCGCGCACCGCGTCGTCGGCCTGCTCCGCGAGATCCGCGACGAGCACGGCGTCGAGCTGCCCGAGATCGACCTCGGCGGCGGCCTCGGCATCGCCTACACCCCGGACGACGACCCCCGCGAGCCGCAGGAGATCGCCACCGCGCTGCGCGCCATCGTCGAGCGGGAGTGCGCGGCGGCCGGGCTCGCGGTGCCGCGCCTGTCCGTCGAGCCGGGGCGCGCGATCGTCGGTCCCACCGCCTTCACGCTGTACGAGGTGGGGACGGTCAAGGAGCTCCCCGGACTGCGGACGTACGTCAGTGTCGACGGCGGCATGTCCGACAACATCCGTACCGCGCTCTACGACGCCGACTACTCGGTGGCCCTGGTGTCGCGTACGTCGACGGCCGACCCGATGCTCTCCCGCGTCGTCGGCAAGCACTGCGAGTCCGGTGACATCGTGGTCCGCGACGCCTTCCT
This genomic interval carries:
- the lysA gene encoding diaminopimelate decarboxylase, which encodes MSRSAHPAGPRYADVLPEGHYPAPPADLNALHPRVWSRTVSRNEDGVATVGGLDVKRLAEEFGTPAYFLDEDDFRARCRAWREAFGPDADVFYAGKAFLSRAVVRWLTEEGLNLDVCSAGELATALDAGMPAERIALHGNNKSAEEISRAVEAGVGRIVVDSFQEIVRVAHTAQRAGKRQRVQIRVTVGVEAHTHEFIATAHEDQKFGLPLAGGQAAEAVRRALKLDGLELIGIHSHIGSQIFDTSGFEVAAHRVVGLLREIRDEHGVELPEIDLGGGLGIAYTPDDDPREPQEIATALRAIVERECAAAGLAVPRLSVEPGRAIVGPTAFTLYEVGTVKELPGLRTYVSVDGGMSDNIRTALYDADYSVALVSRTSTADPMLSRVVGKHCESGDIVVRDAFLPADVAPGDLLAVPATGAYCRSMASNYNHALRPPVVVVKDGAARVIVRRETEEDLLRLDVG
- the nrtL gene encoding ArgS-related anticodon-binding protein NrtL, producing MTPADLSRTVLRAVRRAIDADELRAVAPAAVGIRVPPHPGSGDYATEVALRLAKESGRPAREVAELLRRRLVREPGIARVDIAGPGFLNITLAGAPHARLVQDVLARRTDSEPLPLHPSDELVRRLGSDAARWSLVSPPGLDRRLLLVQREANPLFRVRYAHSRCRALLRNAHDLGFGPSVADGGEGTEGTDGPDLFGAGSGPLISGLADHPRIVAARDPERLARALERLADAFLRWQTSCPTLPRGDEKPSVVHRARLALAEATGTVLADGLHQLGITAPAHL
- a CDS encoding AAA family ATPase yields the protein MPSRLLELHVENFRSLRDVTVPLGPLTVLVGPNGVGKSNVLKVFDFLADIIRTDLQPALDVRGGFDEVAFWGGVKPPTFMRVQLKATWTSNSTLNAPDQYSLTIRRRSLPANRDSSRAAYTLSREESFVFKRTQGRGRRITISGEEARVVDRRAGKEEGGGRFGIRRLSSGLSTLPRLGPADGGDEVTRVAERLSSFRVFDVDVAAARMPTRLRAADMDTLASHAENLAAFLINLSGREEIWENLVEDARRVLPQLESIEFEEAGGSTDQLTVVLRERGLRRLTPLADASYGTVRLLGLLALLYDPHPPAFTCIEEIDHGLHPQALELIVERLREASERTQLIVATHSPALVNRLRPDEFVVCDRDDGGASVIPALTATEVEEIVEESGDQPLGELWFAGVLGGDLTGGAL
- a CDS encoding PleD family two-component system response regulator, whose translation is MGKTRTRCGGRAYPRGVPGLPGRVLVVDDNRVIRQLIRVNLELEGFEVVTAADGAECLEIVHRVRPDVVTLDFVMPRLDGLRTAARLRDDPRTRDIPIAIISACTQLEAEGGRSAGVDAFLAKPFEPAELVRTVWGLLLGRGVRDGGDGEAGETAPGDAGAGAGTGTGAGTGTVVRPTGCP